Proteins from one Malaya genurostris strain Urasoe2022 chromosome 2, Malgen_1.1, whole genome shotgun sequence genomic window:
- the LOC131432708 gene encoding ELMO domain-containing protein 2 produces MILVDHRMVLKLFNLFYFVARPLVKWFLHRFTNLCELQRICYGCPPGALRTRKVQTSLELSRRPKIKQMVIILNQLVTTEVEESFLKEEIQVRSIGTVLQVKKINPKVHVDFPRSFGVCAEKIWGYKRLCYQIEQDRSTQYDCKDAEHERKLLGLWKLLMGDDEKLKSRVSDQWQDIGFQGDDPKTDFRGMGVLGLDNLVYLAREYNGTARHLLSHSHHPTHGYFFAIVGINLTSMAYHLLESGQARNHFYNQPRLSVDVFHQFYCYLFFEFDRYWVECKPKNIMDFSWIQKKFEENIKNLLKNDGCCFKMNLSVENI; encoded by the exons ATGATATTGGTAGACCATCGAATGGTTCTCAAACTGTTCAAtttgttctattttgtcgcAAGACCTCTTGTGAAGTGGTTCTTGCACCGTTTTACCAACCTATGCGAGTTGCAGCGAATATGTTACGGATGTCCACCGGGGGCACTCCGGACCAGGAAAGTGCAAACGTCTTTGGAACTTTCCAGAAGACCGAAGATTAAGCAAATGGTTATAATTCTCAATCAGCTAGTGACCACAGAAGTCGAAGAATCGTTCCTGAAGGAAGAAATTCAAGTACGTTCAATTGGAACGGTGCTACAAGTAAAAAAGATAAATCCGAAAGTACACGTGGATTTCCCCCGTTCGTTCGGAGTATGTGCGGAAAAAATATGGGGCTATAAGAGGCTATGTTATCAAATAGAACAGGACAGAAGCACGCAATACGATTGCAAGGATGCGGAGCATGAAAGAAAATTGCTAGGTCTATGGAAATTGTTAATGGGAGACGATGAAAAATTAAAGAGCCGTGTGTCCGATCAATGGCAGGATATAGGATTTCAG GGTGACGACCCAAAAACAGACTTTCGCGGTATGGGCGTACTGGGTTTGGACAATCTAGTCTATCTGGCACGCGAGTATAATGGAACCGCTCGGCATTTACTATCCCACTCACACCATCCAACGCACGGATATTTCTTTGCCATCGTTGGTATCAACCTAACATCGATGGCATATCATTTACTTGAGTCGGGACAAGCACGAAATCATTTCTACAATCAACCCCGATTGTCAGTAGATGTGTTCCACCAGTTTTACTGTTATCTGTTTTTTGAATTCGATCGCTACTGGGTTGAATGCAAACCAAAAAACATAATGGACTTCAGCTGGATACAGAAGAAATTCgaggaaaacataaaaaatctgcTGAAAAACGATGGATGCTGTTTCAAAATGAACCTATCGGTAGAAAATATATGA